In Halobaculum magnesiiphilum, the following proteins share a genomic window:
- the endA gene encoding tRNA-intron lyase, with translation MNATLDGDVVRAAGDARQRFHDARGYGRASGPDVTLARVEAAHLLYRGDIDSVSGMDFRAFFRDSVAGESGFAARFLVYADLRERGFYLAPARAGWPGSADGRDAGADNTDDDSDGRHDDADILVFERGEKPGGPVAHRVRVVGEREELAAASLGGRTLAVVDEESEVSYFACTADGGFDGRTEYDLPDDLDADLLDDRVVCWSPPVDLYESAFYGQPISGRDDADVDALQLSLVEAADLAARGAVALDADAVIERGRAVEGERFDRRLSVYRELRDRGVVPKTGYKFGADFRTYDAVETVTDLPHSERLVRVVQPDHRFHPRELALDVRLAGGVRKRMVFALAGDDSNDYLTVERLTP, from the coding sequence ATGAACGCGACACTCGACGGCGACGTGGTCCGCGCAGCGGGCGATGCGCGCCAGCGGTTCCACGACGCCCGGGGGTACGGCCGTGCGTCGGGACCCGACGTGACCCTCGCACGGGTGGAGGCGGCCCATCTGCTGTATCGCGGCGACATCGATTCGGTCTCCGGGATGGACTTCCGGGCGTTCTTCCGCGACAGCGTCGCCGGCGAGTCCGGCTTCGCCGCCCGGTTTCTGGTGTACGCCGACCTGCGCGAGCGGGGCTTCTATCTCGCCCCCGCCCGTGCGGGGTGGCCGGGGAGCGCGGACGGACGCGACGCCGGCGCGGACAACACGGACGACGATTCCGACGGTCGCCACGACGACGCCGACATCCTCGTGTTCGAGCGCGGCGAGAAGCCCGGCGGCCCGGTCGCCCACCGCGTCCGCGTCGTCGGCGAGCGCGAGGAGCTGGCGGCAGCGTCGCTGGGGGGACGAACGCTCGCCGTCGTCGACGAGGAGAGCGAGGTGTCGTACTTCGCGTGCACGGCCGACGGCGGGTTCGACGGGCGAACCGAGTACGACCTACCGGACGACCTCGACGCCGACCTGCTCGACGACCGCGTCGTCTGCTGGTCGCCGCCGGTCGACCTGTACGAGTCGGCGTTCTACGGCCAGCCGATCTCCGGACGCGACGACGCCGACGTCGACGCCCTCCAGCTGTCGCTGGTCGAGGCGGCCGACCTGGCCGCCCGCGGCGCCGTCGCCCTCGACGCCGACGCGGTGATCGAGCGCGGGCGGGCGGTCGAGGGCGAGCGGTTCGACCGCCGCCTGTCGGTGTATCGCGAGCTTCGCGACCGCGGCGTCGTCCCCAAGACCGGCTACAAGTTCGGCGCCGACTTCCGGACCTACGACGCCGTGGAGACGGTGACGGACCTCCCGCACTCCGAGCGACTCGTCCGGGTGGTGCAGCCGGACCACCGCTTCCACCCCCGCGAGTTGGCGCTCGACGTGCGACTGGCCGGCGGGGTCCGGAAGCGAATGGTTTTTGCGCTCGCCGGCGACGACTCGAACGACTACCTGACGGTCGAGCGACTCACCCCATGA
- a CDS encoding tryptophan--tRNA ligase — protein MSDDNTGPARGTDEADNEEHRARTDGGVALDPWGSATVADYRELFEEFGIEAFEEIIDEVPEPHYLMRRGVIFGHRDYGAVARALANDEPAAALSGFMPTGDPHIGHKLVFDELIYHQEQGADTYGLIADLEAHSARGMTWEEIDEHARDYLLSLLALGFDAEEGELYRQSTNRRLQDLAFELGSNARFAEFESIYGFDGGTSVSHMQSVVTQMADILYPQLDEPKPTVIPVGPDQDPHVRFSRDIARKTRYFKVTEAFASPEFDAAERVLVRRAHDEREAWADDPETPRCKDAAAWLADADVDAEFESARAGAVEKLENAGMEPLRPRTRFLDRNADEAAFEALIEAVPGEKRVFDAHIDSFELDREDAEELAREVEVDNGGFGFHTPSSIYHRFMTGLTGGKMSSSIEASHISLLDDPEEGYDKVKSATTGGRETAEKQRELGGEADECPVYELYAYLLANDDDGFAEEVYEECVGGERLCGDCKEQAATLMKEFLADHQEKREEAKELLAELDIDLDVDASRRGIPGDEEE, from the coding sequence ATGAGCGACGACAACACCGGCCCCGCACGGGGCACCGACGAAGCCGACAACGAGGAGCACCGAGCGCGAACTGACGGTGGCGTCGCGCTCGACCCGTGGGGCTCGGCGACCGTCGCCGACTACCGCGAACTGTTCGAGGAGTTCGGCATCGAGGCGTTCGAGGAGATCATCGACGAGGTGCCCGAGCCGCACTACCTCATGCGCCGGGGCGTCATCTTCGGCCACCGCGACTACGGCGCCGTCGCCCGCGCGCTCGCGAACGACGAGCCCGCCGCCGCGCTCTCGGGGTTCATGCCCACCGGCGACCCCCACATCGGCCACAAGCTCGTGTTCGACGAGCTGATCTACCACCAGGAGCAGGGCGCCGACACCTACGGCCTGATCGCGGACCTGGAGGCCCACTCCGCCCGCGGGATGACGTGGGAGGAGATCGACGAGCACGCCCGCGACTACCTCCTCTCGCTGCTCGCGCTCGGGTTCGACGCCGAAGAGGGCGAGCTGTACCGCCAGTCCACGAACCGCCGGCTGCAGGACCTCGCGTTCGAGTTGGGGTCGAACGCCCGGTTCGCGGAGTTCGAGTCGATCTACGGCTTCGACGGCGGCACCTCCGTCTCGCACATGCAGTCGGTCGTCACGCAGATGGCGGACATCCTCTACCCGCAGCTGGACGAGCCGAAGCCGACCGTCATCCCGGTCGGCCCCGACCAGGACCCGCACGTCCGCTTCTCGCGGGACATCGCGCGCAAGACGCGCTACTTCAAGGTGACCGAGGCGTTCGCCAGCCCGGAGTTCGACGCCGCCGAACGCGTGCTCGTCCGCCGGGCCCACGACGAACGCGAGGCGTGGGCCGACGACCCCGAGACGCCGCGGTGTAAGGACGCCGCCGCGTGGCTCGCCGACGCCGACGTGGACGCCGAGTTCGAGTCCGCCCGCGCGGGCGCCGTCGAGAAGCTGGAGAACGCCGGGATGGAGCCGCTCCGCCCCCGAACGCGCTTCCTCGACCGCAACGCCGACGAGGCCGCCTTCGAGGCGCTCATCGAGGCGGTTCCCGGCGAGAAGCGCGTCTTCGACGCCCACATCGACTCCTTCGAGTTGGACCGCGAGGACGCCGAGGAGCTGGCCCGCGAGGTCGAGGTCGACAACGGCGGCTTCGGCTTCCACACGCCCTCCTCGATCTACCACCGGTTCATGACCGGCCTCACGGGCGGGAAGATGTCCTCGTCGATCGAGGCGAGCCACATCTCGCTGCTCGACGACCCCGAGGAGGGGTACGACAAGGTGAAGTCGGCGACGACCGGCGGCCGGGAGACGGCCGAGAAGCAGCGCGAGCTCGGCGGCGAGGCCGACGAGTGCCCGGTGTACGAGCTGTACGCGTACCTGCTGGCGAACGACGACGACGGCTTCGCCGAGGAGGTGTACGAGGAGTGCGTCGGCGGCGAGCGACTCTGTGGCGACTGCAAGGAGCAGGCGGCGACGCTGATGAAGGAGTTCCTCGCGGACCACCAGGAGAAGCGCGAGGAGGCGAAGGAGCTGCTCGCGGAGCTGGACATCGACCTGGACGTCGACGCCTCGCGGCGGGGGATCCCCGGCGACGAGGAGGAGTAG